The genomic region GTCCAGTTTCGTCAGCAAGCGGTCTCTGGATAAGTGTAGCCCAGAACTTCAGGCAAAGTATGCAACCTAAAACCTTCACTCATCAataagtacttttttttttttttaccttgttaCTTCCTCATGTTTTATTatatcttattattttattataattctgttgttgttatttttatttataaatgtaaatgaccagaagattttgaagaaattATTAAAGCAAAGAAAAGGAAAGTCTTGCTCAAGATTCTTTGCAATTAGTTAATCATTGCTTAACGAGGCatgaccacctggctaatattgtgctggttcCTCttatgctgccaaaacagccctgacctgtcatgcactgtatattctgacacctttttatcagaaccagcatcaacttcttcagcaatcccAAAAGCTTCAGCAAAgtccttcactccccacatgcattagtgagccttggctgtctatgaccctgttgccagttcaccactgttccttccttagaccacttttgatagatactgaccactgcagattgggaacaccccacaagagctgcagttttggagatgctctgatccagtcatccagccatcacaatttggcccttgtcaaactcgctcaaatctatatatatatatatgtgtgtgtgtgtgtgtgtgtatatatatatatgtatgtgtatatatttttgtttgtttgttcatatgagaatatacagtatacaaatagttttcatgtatttttgtgtctgCCACTAACTGTATAGTATACctttcatttaaaacaaattttgaTGATATTCTGTTTGTGTCAGGTTCAGAAAAACAGACTTGCCTGAGGAGGACCTCTGCTTATTGATGGGGGAGTTTGTTACTGCTGCACAGAGTGGAGCTCATGAGGCTCAGGGCTGGCCGAACACTGCTTATGGTACCAGCAAGGTACTGTTCACAGACCTAATTTTTTTTGACAGTGTGACCCTTTTGGTGCTATGATCTAACtctaatcaataaaataaagaaagaaattcaaatAATTTTGTGGAAAATGATAGTATAATGTAATGTGATTCAAAAAGTAACATCTGCACAAGATAAAGAATGCATTCCAATGAATTTAGCCATCTAATATTCTCTAATCATTTCATTCTTGAATTCATCTTAGAGTAACTATTGTCTTTTGTAATGTTAATGGTTTGTATAGTCTGCAAAGTCATGTTTGCTTTGGTAGATGAATGATTCCAAAATAACCAAAGAACAGAGCTGTAGCACTGTAGATATACAATGTGATTTGTTTTATGACTGTTTTCGGTCCTACATGCCCATGTACTTTGCACTTTGGTCTGCAAAGTTAAGCAATTTTTTGTGACTCTTTTAGATTGGTGTGACTGTTCTTTCAAGGATCCAGGCACGGGTTCTTGATGAAACCAGACCCAATGATGGCATTCTCCTCAATGCCTGTTGCCCAGGCTGGGTTAGAACAGATATGGCTGGTTCAAATGCCCCCAAGAGCACAGAAGAAGGAGCGGAAACTCCGGTGTACCTGGCATTGTTACCAGATGGAGCCAAGGAGCCACATGGACAATTAGTTTGGGACAAAACAGTGCAGGAATGGTAGAGGGAAAATAGAAAATTAGTATAATGATGTAATCTGgataaaatgaactaaaaaatatttttcctaCAGATGTATGTTTGACAATAAAATGGTCAGATGGAACGTTATTATTCATGTTTCTTATTTTGGTCAGTTTTCCTGTTCTTTCTATGTGACAAATCACTCAAGGCATGCTTCTGAACACTGAGTTATCCCACATGGTGATAATTCAGAAACTACAGTGTATATGTAGGGTACATCCTACTCTACAAGAGTCCTATGCCGGCTCAATACGTCAGATGATGAATTACAGGCATTCAGAGATCATTTTTATCTAGTCAGAAAGCCATCCCATGAGAGCAATAATAAACTGACAACAGATAATTGTTATATTGTGGTTTTATAAATGGTGTGATTGCAATATTGGCCAGAAATTTACCCTTGCAACTTAGGTTTCCTCCATGGAaaagtcttcagaacagaggagtTAGCAAGCTTCATTTTTGTCTTCAAAAAAGGATAGAAAAATGAGTGGCTGGGCAGGGAATCTTTAGAGCTATTATGTCATTAGTGacaacaggaaataactttAATCTTCATAATCAACATTAAATGTACACTAGAGGGCAGCAGCACACTGTCATACTTGAGCCCTTTTTCCATGatattgattaaaataaaataaattaataataataataatagtagtagtagtaaataaAAAGGGTATTTTTTCATCAGTATCAAAGTGGCTCAACTGGTCACATTTTGGCAGCAGCACACTGTCATACTTGAGCCCTTTTTCCATGatattgattaaaataaaataaattaataataataataatagtagtagtagtagtagtaaataaAAAGGGTATTTTTTCATCAGTATCAAAGTGGCTCAACTGGTCACATTTTGGCAGCAGCACACTGTCATACTTGAGCCCTTTTTCCATGatattgattaaaataaaataaattaataataataataatagtagtagtagtagtagtaaataaAAAGGGTATTTTTTCATCAGTATCAAAGTGGCTCAACTGgtcacatttttattcttttactgACCCTGCCTGTACATTATTCAGAACAAAAGAGGTATTCTTTATGAGGACGTTTGCTCCTGTATTGCAGTTCTCATAATATTCTCAGTTTCTCAGTTTAAAGCATTCTGACAGCACTACTTAAGACTTTTTCTAGCTATGCTAGAAACACAACCAACCCAAATATAACATCTAAGCTGTATATTAGGGTCCTGCAGTGGACTGATGTGTCAACAGGATcctgctgtgtgtatgtttgctgAGTCTATAATCACAATAAACCTTGTTGACAGGATATCTGGCTTCCTGACACCTGGAACAGATGGGCTTGTGGAGATGGACTTGTGGAATATAATATGTATGAGAGAGTCTCCGAACAGTACATTTAACACTGGATAACAATAGTCAGATGATAACAGTAGCCTTAAGTACAGGTTTGGTGAATGCTTTACTAATATTCACAATGCATGTGGTATAGTTTTGTCTTTTTACAGAAATCATCAGAGAGCACTAATCCAACAGAAGGTTccaacaaaaaacaatacaattacATTTCATGATAAGTCAGACGTGAAGTATAACGTATACAATAAATTCTAAAATTGCGATATGTAAGCAAAGTGTTTCCCCAAACCGATATTTAGAGATCTCTATTGGCTCACATTTCACTTTTCCCAGCTCCCATTGTGTCAAGTTGTATCTGATGGTACAACCCAGAAGGAGCCACACTGGACACATCACATTAGGTGGTTGAAGACCAAGACAAATTGCTTAGATTGCTCATCTGAAATGAGGTGTGTTTTCACTTCATTAAAATTAAATCCCACAACCCCACAATAAACCAAGCAattgtgtgtcagtctcaggaAACCTAACCCAAACAGCCAGTGAAAACTGCCAAATCAAGTTAATCACATTCTCTTTGTACTGTAGTGAAATAGACATAAGCCTGATCAGTTCATTTTGTGATCAGATACTGGTTGTCAAACCATCAACAAGGCACAATACTATTCCTACTTGTAATGGATACTCAGGCAAATAAGATCATTTCAGGAAATCTGACGTCTTCATCACTacatatagtaaaaaaaaatggccaaACTTGGCCATGTGAAGAATTTTCCGAGTCCACTACACAATTATGGACACAGAATAAAGCTGTGCTGGAAGCTGGGACAGAATAAAAGTGGACTGTTTATGGTTCTCTAATGACCTAACTGATAATCTTGCTAAATACAAAgctgttaaagtctcctacacaTGTAGGATTAGTTCTTAGTTTTGCATGAATCAAGCATGGATTTACAGCACTTTTAATCCCAGTGAACACCAGGATATGCAGAAGTATTAGAGATTGCATTATCATGTCAGCTCATCCATGAGCGCACAATATACATAAACCTTTCAAGAAATATCCCTTTTCCTAGTTCACAGTTCATTTTAAATTAAGTTACATTACTaattaacatattttaaaaaggttACCATTTGTCAGGTACAAACGTACTCTTGATGAGGAGGGTACCTACTGCCCCACTTAGCTTCATAGTGGTATTATGGCACCTAGTGGTGAACAATGGAAACTGCATCAGGCAATAATAGAGGCCACTGTGCCAAGATTCACACTGCCCCATGATCGCTTCATTGAGAAGGACCAGCAAACAGGGCAGTTAATAACAGTGTTCCCAGAGTCATCACTTTTACATTATAGGCTATTTAAATATTCTCTACAGCTCATGGATCCAGCAAGATCatggtttaattaaaaaacaactgGAATCTGcaatgttttttgggggggtttttTTGCACTTCTTTTCTGCAAATATGTTATAATGTTTAACAAATTATTCCAAAGCAGgttaaaaatgtaaagtaaaCTCTAACTAAACTTGTGGAAATGAGAAAGTGTGCACATTAATTCAAAACATATTAAACTCATAATAATTAGTACAAttgattaaaacattttcaaaaaatatGATGGAGTGAATacaaatatttcattgttttataCTAAATACGTACCGCTGTTACCTGTATTCAATCAAACTGGTCAAGGTTAATGAGGCCTGTTCAGGTTTGTTTGTTAAGGTCACATTTAACAATGAATGTCTGCAATGTACCAAGGAAAATCTGAGGGAATTTCACCCCTTAAAGTCCCATCTTATTATTGAATTAAtgacatatttttatattactctaattattattaattattaacaggCATATGGGTACAAGTATGAGGAATGAAAGGGAGGAGCCGCTGATTGAGCCTGGGAGTTTGAGGGGTgaaactttcacacacacacacacacacacacaaacacacacacacacacaacaacaacaacccagaAAACATGAAATGTCAAATGATACGTTTGTATGAATGGTTCCTCCATTGTATTATACTGGCCTTCCTCCTCTCAATacattttagtcttttttttctttcctttcaacCAGGGAGTCTGAAGACTGCACGTCATTCAACTACATTTGCAGGTCTTGACGATCATGTTTGACAGTTGCTCTACCTGTGGAAGATCCAAATTGTATCAGCCAGATTAATAACATTTCATTACAAGTAGGTGAAGATTTCCCCACTGTATTGTAGTGCATAATGTTATTATACTGGCCTTATGTTGCCTCCCCACATAGTACAGGATGGGTAATGGATCCAGGACCTGTGGCACACAGCAGGGTTGGGCCGATGCTCCAGGATTGTGATGTTTATATAGCGCCAGCACCTGTTCATGTAAATGCACTTTTTTGTAGACACCTTTTGACCACCCCAGAATTCAACAGCAGTTCCAATGTGCTATATTTTCTTGGGATAtggtttgtatttatttcttaagAAAGAATGCATCTATGCATGTTACCTGTGAATACTTATTTTCCGCATTCCAGACAAAGGAACAGGAGCCGATACAGTAGTTTGCGTAGTAACCAGAAGGTTCGTGTATCCATTTCCAACCCAGGTCTTTACGGAAGTCTATATAAAGTTTTCTCACACAGCAAACGTCTGACTGCCTGGATAAAAACATATAGAAGAGACAGTGAGGACACTGAAaaggagagaaatggagagaaagcaCATGgccaaaaaaacaatacaagatGAAGTAAGCATCaagcataaatatttatttattgaatagtATAAATTCGTTAAAATGCTCAACTCAGAACAAACTGCATCTCCAGGTGCTTGCCGTTTCCTCCGTGAGCGGAGACGTCGTACACGGTCTTCAGGAAGTGACATTATCAGAATGTGtggctttttcattttttctcttaGAATTGCCGTGTCTAATCTGCCACTGCTTATGCCTGAATGTGCATCCATCAATAGaggattttaaaattaaaagacaatacaaacactacaactCAAACACAAATTTTGCTATTCGTATTACAAACCTGAAACAAAAGATATTTTGTTGTCATTCTCCCCACATCCACAATGTAACTTCACCTGTAAtgccttttcttcctctgtagttaacacaacacaattaatCAGTCATGCATTATATTTTACGgtacactttaaaaaataacaacgTACACGTCATTACATTCTTGCTCTGCTTGTCCTGTGATATAAACTGATTCTCTGAAAGATTAAATACTCACCAGGGTTTTGAAGCCAGTTTTTTACAGTCTGTGTCACATCGAAAGATATCCATTTGCCGTCCAGGTCATTGGTGATTGATTGTGAATTCAAGTAGCGATCCTTATCCCCATCTCTACGATAAAGCTCTAACCTTTCCTCATTGCCAGGAGGTATTCGAACCTCCCTGATGAGAAGACGGAGCTCAGCCTGGGAAACCATACGTTCTATGCCCAAAACATCTCTCATTGTGGAGACGTTAAACAGCATCACCGTATCATTcatatctataaaaaaaatgaatgcattTACTTTCCTACTTCTAATCAAGGTATTGACACTACATACTCCTTCCATAACTCTGAAGTAAATATCTCCACACATTTTTATCCCtttattattagccttagattatGTATGTTGTTTGGCATGTAAGTTGTGATTGAGCTGTTACTACAGGAATTAAACCTGTTAGAACAGGCACTTTAATATCATGCATGAATGGGAGTTAGATCATTTAATGCCATGTACTTCCTTCTCTCATTTTAAAAGTCTACTTAAATCAATATACCTCATCTCCCTAAACTTTCTCCTTTCCCCTTTCCACTTAATCTTAATAATATCTTCTGTCCTGTAATATTACTTTGATTGATTTAACTTCATTCAATTTTGTAAGCCATAATTATACATCAACAGTATTACCTTTTGGATAGGATAAATTACCATCAGGAGTGAGCAGGGTGTTAtagaaatagaatttattattaaaagaatCTTTTAATGAGACTTTTTTCAATTATCTTTCCTGGTAATACCCAGTCTGATAACAATATaagttaatttaatttatttatttatttatttgttttgtctaAATTTTTTTGTCTAAACTTGTCTAAAAATAGACAAGTAGACAATGAGAGCAGTAAGAGAGAATGTGCACAgaggaaataaaactgaaagctatagagaaaaaaaatctacttttCACCCTCAATACCTTTTTATAGTAAAAAGGTGGAACTAGATATGTGGCCTAAGTCAAAACTTATATCAGTGAAAGGTTAAGACAAAAAAGCAAGTGACATGACAGAGCAACACACTAATCTTTCCCCTTCTAAGTAAGTGCTTCTGTGACTGCACAGCATTTAACTACAGTAGAGAAATGTAATTACAGAAGAGGCAAAAGACTAAATGGAGGAAGGAAGTAGAGAAAAGTGTGCAGTGGTCGATGCTGTCTGTGGTTTTCCAGTGTTGTCAGTTTAAAAAACCAACTCCCAGGCATGCCAAACCTCGACTAAATTACACATCCTAAAACTAGCCTCCCCACTGTGCCTCAGATCAAGACCCTAAAAGAACTTAATTAAAAGAATTCTTGccccattacaccatcacactgtATTTTACATCAGCCGAATGGGGTGTGAAATACCGAAAGTGTTGGTTTactgaaaaaaagcaaaagtgcTCATTTGAACaggctctgatagaaagttaCTCTTGTATTTGAAACTTAAATACCTATGTTTCAGCTCACAATTTGTGCAATGGTTTCCATGCAAATGAATCTCCTGCAAATGTTAGCTGATGTTCATCTATTTCAAATATTAATGTTCCTCTATTTCAGTATTAATTTTCTCACAAAACTCGACAGGTCTGTAAAAGATTTTATGCACGTGTCACTGAAGTAAGTAAAAGTAAGTAAAGGT from Hemibagrus wyckioides isolate EC202008001 linkage group LG18, SWU_Hwy_1.0, whole genome shotgun sequence harbors:
- the tgfb1b gene encoding transforming growth factor beta-1 proprotein, encoding MMAQGLLLALLCLMGCVGYCDTLSTCKPLNLELVKRKRIEAIRGQILSKLQLDKEPEDDDKGDGGEVPAEVLSVYNSTVELNNELMHNLDPGESPDTEEEAYYAKEVHKFNMTKYMNDTVMLFNVSTMRDVLGIERMVSQAELRLLIREVRIPPGNEERLELYRRDGDKDRYLNSQSITNDLDGKWISFDVTQTVKNWLQNPEEEKALQVKLHCGCGENDNKISFVSGISSGRLDTAILREKMKKPHILIMSLPEDRVRRLRSRRKRQAPGDAVCSEQSDVCCVRKLYIDFRKDLGWKWIHEPSGYYANYCIGSCSFVWNAENKYSQVLALYKHHNPGASAQPCCVPQVLDPLPILYYVGRQHKVEQLSNMIVKTCKCS